ATATGCGTCTGACCAAAGCCTGAAAAGGCCAGTCCacgctcagtgtgtgtgtgtgtgtgtgtgtgtggcctgaaTGTGACCCAAACCCAAAGGCGGCCCAGCTATTAGAGCAGTATTAGTACAGAGCTGCTGCTATTACAGCGCCTACAGCACTGCTAAATGGCTGCTATTATAGacctacacgcacacacacacacatacacacacactcacgtgtAAGAGCAGACACGACTTGCAAAAacactccctcacacacacttacacacactcgTTCTAAAGCCAAACACACTTTGAACATTGGAGAGCAGAGCGCTGTCACACACTGTCtgctgaagacacacacacacacacacaaaactacagATTCGGACATTTGGTTGGTCCGACATCTGAGCTACCACcaagtgtgtgcttgtgtgtgtgtgtgtgtgtgtgtgtgtgcttgtgtgtgcttgtgtgtgtgtgtgtgtgtgtgtgtgtgaactatTCTACATTTGTTTGTACATGAGTGTTGCATGTGTCTGCAAATCATTACGAGCGCGCTGAAGCAAATCAGCCGTGAGATCAGCTCATTTTCATGTAAACTGTGTGAAACAGTGAGGAGAGCTCGAGCAGCGAGCAGCTTCCCCAACTCAAACAACTCGTATGAGCTCAACGAGGACGAGACAAATGAAGCGACCTCCTCTGTGTCCACGATGTTGTCTGATGGCTGAGATACACGGAGTGCGACGTGTCAGGTAGGCGGGGCGGAGCAGGACTCTGTCGGGTGTGGTTGGTGCCGGCTTCACTGTGATTGTATTGAGTTTTGTCAGGTGATAATGCAGCTGATTACAGAGGGGTTGGAGGCGTAAGCTAATTAACTggatcattttaacaacaggatgcaccaatttattctcctgtgaaatgtaaaaacagacaaaaggttgctctgctgcttcacattGCCTCTGGTACAATGAGGGCTGCAGAGCTGCGTGTAGAGGAAAAATAATTAGACTAGCTGAAAGTAAGTAGAAAGTAGAGAAGAGCTGCACAATGCCTGCACTGGCAAGCATGGTTTTCATGGTCAGTGTAACAGCTTCAGGCCATAATCACAcacaaagtgttttagcagctggaggcagctttttgtaattgttttaatgagTATGAAGCGTTTTGCTTGCCGTTTAGGCGTTGGAACGTGTCTTGTGTTTCTGCGCTATAGCCTGGCGTTTTTGCTGGAGCACactgaactcctcaagttgaattgaattgaatcagatgatttgagaggcggggcttctgtggtggNgcctcaacatggcagcagctacacactgattactgcaggatacaGAAACTGTAGATTGATCACACAGGACGGTTAGggtgaggaggtgatggggtggttgcctggcaacaatacaAAGATGCagaaagcatttttttcctaGTGGCATTCAGTTTACAGGCATGTTGTCACAGACATGTTGTACCACGTGTTTCCCATGAATTTCAGCCGTGAGTGTATCTACAGCGGTCTAACAAAGgaatgaaagaaacaaagatCGTGTCATCATAATTCTGGTTTGGAAACTAAAACACTGcagcaggaaaaagaaaaaaacatactaTATGTGGTTTATATAAATTACATATGTAATGTCAGCATTAGAAAGTGCTTATAAAAAAGATTATAGGTCAGGGAGCAGGAAAAGCTCTGAGTTACAGCAGTGGTTGTGAGTTGAATCTGAGGGGCTGCAAGATTATTAGTAGACTgggagaaaggaaaaaaggaaactcTTCATGTTCAGCCTATTTTCCTCGAGATACAGATTCATATTGTCTGCGTTTAACTATCTGGGTCTGAGTTAAACCATTAACAGGGtctgcagcagcaccagcagtgCAATTTGGTTACTGAAATTCAGACTGTAAATTTCTGCTTTGACACCATTTTTACTCTTTAGGTCCGAACTTCGACTTTGCTAAAGTTCTACTTTGTCAGATCCTTATCTTGTTATCGTGATGCTGCAAAAAAGGAAATGATTTGAAGAGAGTCACATGCTTTATTGAAGACTACTGAAACCTAaaggttgagttttaaaaatagttttaagCATTTGAAATATCTTGATGTGCAGGGTTTTTCTGTGGTTCAAGCTGAGGAGCTGGTCACACACATCTCCGTGCTGCTGAAGCGTCCTGGAGGTCTAAACTGAATCACTACCAGATCCGTGAGTGCTGCTTCTGGAGCTGAACTCTGACCTCCCTCTGAGAGCTGGGTAAAGAGAGGGAATTTCCCTGCAAGGGGCGACACAGGACCCCATTCATTCAAATTTAATAACTGCTATTCAACAGCCTGCACTTCCATCTAGTGGTGACAGCAGGGAagggcaggaggagaggagaggagaggagaggagaggagaggagaggagaggagaggagaggagagatgtgTCTCTCCCTCACCTCTTAGCTGCACCGTCGTAAGACGCGAGGGAGAGATATGAGGATAAGATGTGAGGAGGGAGGAAACAAGCGATATGCCTTTAGAGAAATGAGACCTCATTTCCTCTGAAGTGTCACGTGAAGCGACTTCCATTTCTGATGACGgcagcagctgatcagctgtcagtcagttttATTAACAGCTGAAGAGACTTTTAatggtgtctgtgtctgtccacATCATATATTATATGCATACATATAATATATGATACAGCTCTAGTTATCAgtggcagagcagcagagttttCTCTGTTTAACAAACACCTGCAGATGCGTTTATACTGTGTACTGTGAGCCAGTCAGAGGCACAGAAAGCTTATGATTTATTTGCATCTGTATTTCCTGATATTCTGATTGTAAGTTCATTATCTAATAACCCAGAATATCATTATGGTGTCTTTAAAACACTGGAAATTATGTATCAGGCCAAATGTTTCAAGGAAAATTAAATTTCTGTTCATCAACCCAACGCTCAGGACTGATCAGCCTCAGtgtgactgaatggaaatgacGGTCGGTGATGTAAAAAGTGTTTTGCACTGACAGACAGGCTCTCTGATTGGAACTGTCTCTGTAATAAAAATTGATGAGCGATAACAGATCGTGAAGAAAAATCTttctaataaattaaaaaagttgtttttggtACTTTTCCTGTTCAGATTTTTAACTCGATGGTGAATCAGAAACAAAGTTTACAGATTGCGAGTGATGAGTTTAATCTTTTATCTGTCCTCCGATAAGAAACTCCACTGATGTTGTGGCAAATCAGATCAGTCCGATCAGCTGCAACATCCAATCAATAACTGATAATAAATAAGACGGTGTGACGGTCGGTAAAAGACTTTGACGAAGTCTACACTCATGtatcctcccctccctctcctcgaCTCCTCGGAGTGTATTTAAGGACTTGAGACTTCCTTCAAGATGGTGGTTCATGATCAATATCTGGGTCATGCGATCAAGGATAGAGGAGTTGAGGAGTTGAGGAGGGATTTTGGGATGAACCCCACCTGTCTTTctatatgtgtgcatgtgttacAGTGAGTCATTAGTacatgtgtttcagtgtgtggttgtatgggtgtgtgtgcacgcatttATGTTCAAATGTCGACATGTGTCCATCTAAACTTGcaagtatgtgtgcatgtgtgtttctatgtgtcaggGACTAAGACtgcacgtgtgtatgtgtgtgtgtgtgtgtgtgttggacagagagagacggagcaCGAGAGCTCGCATGACATCTTCACATGCTGCTGTACAGTGTGTCGCCACCAGAAAACAGCACGTGGAAACTCACGGACACACTTCCAGGTTCATGGTACGCACTACACACGTGCACTCAGCACAGGCCAAGGTATTGGTTTAATGGGCCCACACTGTTCTTTCTatcaatcaaacacacacacacacacacacacacacacaaacacagacagactctGTAAACATGGAGTGAATGAAGGGTCCATCATGCCAGGCCACAGTCTGAcaatttctctcctctctcacacacactctctcacacacacacacacacacacacacacacctcgacAATACAGCCTTTATTTGGAAATGCCATTTTCTCTGCTTTAAAGGGGGTTCCCCgtgagtgtgtctgtctgcctgtgtgctgtgtgtgtgtgtgtgtgtgtgtgtgtgtgtgtgtgtgtgtgtgtgtgtgtgtgtgtgtgtgttgttcttgGATCCTAACGACTCGAGGGCTTTCCCCTACTTGGTTTTTCCAAAAGCCCAATTGACTGGAGAGAGCGAGCAGCTATATgacccctctgtctctcactctctctcctcttaCAGACTTTTATAGTTTTATGTATTTGTCCAGAGCTGCCAGTTGCCGCTGCTGCCAAGGCACATGCACacgttaacacacacacacacacacacacacacacacacttactaaTATACTTGTGAGGACTCCCACTGACATAACACGTATCCTGGCCCATGACTGCAACCCTACGCATCACAGCTGAGGCCCCGTCTACACGTATACAGATATTTTATGAAACAGATGTTTTTCCCTTTTAAGAAATTATCTGTCCACATGACATTCGATTaacaaaatatctccatccaCACTAGAATGCAGAGTCACCTCTAAACGCTTGCcgaaaagttcagagattttcatCTTAAAGCGCTCTGCTTGGAGCGGCTGCACAAAAAAGGCAGAGCGCTCTGAAATAAGATGAGAGCGGCACTTTCTCTCTGCATGCAGCCACATACTCTCACTTCTCATTAGGAGCAACTGGAAAAGAcgctgacattaaaaaaaacgctatgtggacacaggctgTTATGAGAACTGTATTTCTACAGTTAAAGGCCAGTACGACTAATTTATGGTGCAGCCGCTGCATCATCAACCGCACCCTGCaattatttcacattaaaagcctcaTGTTAAGAAGTGAAGGGATTCTGTCCACAGGAGGGCTTTTAtttagaaacagaaacaggaagtactgagtaaaaaatgaatatttatattttttcatgatgatACCAAgagattttaaggttcttttattagtttttaaatgtcttaacggtcttgggccttcttatttatctgacctgcttttaccatatcaaccctcgcggaccctgaggtcctccggcaccggccttttaaccataccacaagttaggactaaaacacacggggaggcggcatttaattattatggcccccgattgtggaacagcctgccggagaacctcagagctgcagagactgttgatgtttttaaaaagaggctcaagactcatctttttaatcaggcttttaactgatctctttatttatctattttaaattcctcttataaccgatttatccatctattatctattttttatttattttttatattcttacccttcctctttttacgttcttatctcatttaacctttatcttttgttattttagttagcctataggttttagttttgatgcattttatgtctctgttttagatcattcttacctagctattaactcaattttatgagctaaatagctttttgtttatttggttctTTTTATACCTTTTATCCTATCTTACTGTTTTAGTCCCTCagcttttagctccagtgtttcctcatgggggcctACCACACTGAGAGTTGTTCCTGGTCTCCCGATGGGGGTGCCGTCGGGAGACCGCTCTGACCTGGGTGGCTGTAGGGCACTGCACCTCGGTGTGGAGCCTCATGTCTGCCCGGGTCGGGGAGGTCTCTAtggcggcgctccctgtggccgtgGACCGTGGGCCCTCTCAGTGTGGACGGCCCCCAGAGGTGGCTTTTTCCTTGCCTCGGGTCTCGGTGCTCGGCCATGTCTCTTTAGTgatagcttgtgtgtgtgtgtgcgtgtgtgtgtgtgtgcgcgtatatgtatatttacgtatctctatgtggggtgggagggttgggttttctcttttctttttgttttctgttttggatctttgttgtgtttaacctctgtgaggcactttgtgttactgttgtatgaaaagtgccatataaataaagttgatttgatctgatttgatttgaagagATGTAATTATGCACAAACATTCCTGTGTGACTCCTGGCTGTTATAAATCTCTCCTGATCTGTTCTCCAACAGTCCGAAGATACACTTAAATCCCAGAGCTGGGCCGTGTTACTGACCTGTATATGAATGACGTTTTTTTCTGATCACCTGAGCAAGTACCAGTCCCTGGTTGCAAAAAGGGATTTGTATTTGCTTAGTAAGTTTGGATGTGGTTAGACTGTTTACACTCACTTAGACAAACacaaactagagaccatcttgtgaTGAGATCACTCCGGCAGTGATACAGAGTTCTGCGACTCAAAACGAACGTGGGCCAGGGGCGTATAGTGGCGGGGCACTCCCTACCTCCTGCCCCTTTGctcagaccacacccatcttaAAACTGTGTCCttattttgatctcaactacgCATCTGTAAGGTTTTGTGAGTGCAGCTTGCACAGTTGCAAAACTATCGTGGTGAAAAAATCTGTCTGCAGTCACACAGACTtaaacacctggcaaaatacTCGTGGCAGCTTCTGAGGTAGTTCCCACGATTACAGGTGCCTCCAGGACCAccttttgccatgatgacacacacacacacacacacacacatacacacacacacgataccAGCTGTTGCAAtgttgttgcagctggtaaagaaaGACTCTGGTACAGAGGGTATTCAGTTGGCAAAATGCTCTCTCACCTCAGCAGTAACACGCAGCCAAATACAGCGTTTAAAATGTCCATCGTACCTGTGACTCCTCCGAAGGTGCCGTAGGTCATGTTGCAGGCTGTTCTCTGCAGGTTGTGCTCATAAACCAACTTCAGCTGGTACTGGTCACCGTGCTCCACGTTCCCTGCAGTGCCTGCGCCCACACATCAGAAAACATCAGTATGCTGAGTTTGCGTGTGAAAGTTACTTAACATTAAGTCATTCATCACTCATTCAAAGTGCGAGGCGACACAGAGAAGACGACAGAAGAAGCagtcagctgtttgtgtttgtgtgtatgtgtgttaccTGACACAGAGTAGACTGACAGCTTCCTGGGGTGAAGAACAGCCAGATGAAGAAGCTCTGAACAcctgagaggaggagaaaaagtcATCTGTTAATattaataagaataagaataataaaCTTTACATATACAGTGCTTTACATGGTTGATCCCAGATTTAAAATAATGCAGGATTTAGGCAAACAGAATGAGGCAATttcaagaaacacaaagaaacagaaacccaaacaaacaagataaacaCCACCTACAAACTATTCCACAACAGTTATAATACAACTACAATCAGAACCATCTCCGACAGAAAAACAATGGGATGATATTTCCTCTCCAAAGTCCAAACAGAGTTTCACTGTGATCCATCTAATGTGACTCCGCGAGGACgtgagaggtcagaggtcacccaCAGAGCTGCAGCCATGCAGCAGCTGAGGACGCCTCAGCAGGGCAGATGCTTCCTGTGTTCTCAGCAAAGGGTggtattcattcatattttaactCATACTTCTAAAATAATTACTGTAACAGCTGGTGGATTGGTTTTGGTTTGAGGTGTGGATGACGGTCTCAGTGATGCTGATCCTAGATTTTCACTTATTTACTTTACCACAAAGCCACAGTGGAGGAATCCATCCACTCTCTGGACGCAGAACAACTGCTGTCTCACTAACTTTTTCACCCGCTGTTGTAATGTTTGTTGAGAGAAGAACAACAAGGGAGGAGGAAACTGGATCCCACAAGTTTTCTTTCTTCCGTGGAAAACCACTCAAGTCAGTGCTGAAACAAAACCTTTCACCATCTGCCCACCTCCGTCTGCCCTGACAATATTTACAACGTGCCTCTCTGTCGAGGGCCGGCCTCCAAAATGCCCACCCGTCTCTGAAGAATGCTGTGCCGAAAACCGCAGGTAACTAAACACGACGTCTTCCAAACAGACTGATTTAGTTGGATTCTGCTTCCAGCGTGATGACGTGGGAAGCCTTCGAGGCAAACCACCAGAGCTTTTCCCAGAAACCTCGCTCTCTGGAAGGTTCCTGTGTACCCACAGCAAGATGATGGGAGGTATCGTGTTCAGATCGATGGCTGAAGTCGGGGTGAAGGGTTCAGTGCTCGTGTAGTTTAACAGACAGGGGAAGCTTGGTTTGATTCTGGTTGGCGGGGTTCATCTGGCTCAAACATACAGTTTAATGTTGTGAGATTCTTCTGCCAGCTTCACCGGGTGTTCACACCAAAAACATTCTCTAAAAACACACATGGGTCTGTATTGGTGGGGACGTGTTGTTCTGGTACTGGTggaacaacaacacagaaaggTTTGAGACATAGCTGGTGGAGTGTGAAGGCTAATCAGACGCCCAGATACTgcacagctgtttgtttttacgATCAGGATGGATTTTAAAATCCTGGAAATGTCACCAAGGTGACAACAGTTTTGTCCCCTGCTGCAACAACTGGTAAAAAGTAGAATTATTCTGCAGGACTGTATCTTTCAAAGCTCTGAGGCTTCATTCATGACATTGACATTTAAATTATGAATCAGCACCTGAATGctgtaaggctttttttttcgTGTCTATTCACCCTGTTTAAACCAAGTATTTCTGTACATCTGCAGAGAGGGCGAGACTTGCACACGAGGGCTCCACAACGGAAAGTAGACTTTGAGTTACTTAGCTAAGAAGGGGGAACGAGCACACGAAGAGTACCTCTCCTGCAGACACCAGCGGCCTGGAGGAAAAAGAAGCACCCCCTGCTTTTGGACTGCGATGCAATGATGATGCAGCAAAACCCAAAACAAGAGGCAGCTGCTAGAAACAAACCCTGATCACGTGTCTGCACATTTTATTACAAAATCTAAATAAGACAACAGTTACCtgatgacatgctgctgtgcctccagaaaaacactgatatctCTGCTTATAAAAACTCCTCCTCCAACCTCCACAAGCACACTGAAGTAAGGTGAAAATGTAGTTAGCTAGCCAACGTTAGCTatattaagtttaagtttaagtttatttcctttattaatccccctgaggggaaattcaatgtttttcattcttgcttgtcaattacacacaggtctgaaagacacacatgcacaaacaggacctatacatgcacaaagtggagagatctcagagtgagggggctgccctttggtcaggcgccccgagcggttggggggttcgctcaagggcacctcggcagtgcccaggaggtgaactggcacctctccagccaccagtccacgcacCATATTTTTTTGGTCCGTACGGGGACTcaaacaggcgaccctccggttcccaacccaagtccctatggactgagctactgccgccccattaacctttaaaggagcagtgtgtcagatttagtggcatctagcagtgaggacttaacagattacaaccagctgaaacttctcctggtcagaattccttcagtgttcactgatcaggagctgaattgtccacagaggtctcctcctctcagaaacaaacaggtgatttaaacaggtaaaaacactgaatgaagcagtttcacattacaaatcaatgtttttccgACGCTGCTCATTGCAGATCAGCTTTTTAAGAGGCccatacaaaaacataaatgtccctatctagagccagtgtttggtttgtctgggctactgtagaaacacggcggtgcaacatggtgatctctgtagacgaggacctgctctacatttttgcaaatgcatctccctaaatcctacacactggagctttaatgtgttatgttaATCTTTGATGTTATGATAAGGAAAAGTGGGAGATTGTTCATATCTTAATTGTATAAGCTATCTTTAACTGTTTGATTAGCCTACCTGCTCtacttcattaaaaagaaaaagtataatCAGCTAGTGCACTTCTTTTATTCAATTTTTCCTGAGGGACTGTTCATTATATatgagaggagagcagagggtgAAAGGAAGAGGCATGTTAAATAATTGCTTAAGCACTGGGGAGTGActtgtgctttttattttggctcaggggaggggcatacaaatttaaattgtTGTGcgctgtatttattttactgcagattTTCCAAGGAAACATTCCTTCATGAATTTTGAAGGCATGATACCTTTAAAAACTGCCAAAATCACACCATTTATCagagccagaaactgtaaaaacataaattatcATTGGATTTCCACATTTCCGATGGTCCTCTgacacatcatgtgtgacaATTGCTTCTGTAAGCGAAAAATCAAAACCAAATCCGATcttaaaatattgatatttcatcaaaatcactttcatttttttttaatttggcaaaaaataaactgtttgcacgAAAACAGTGAAACTCtgaggcttttttcaactccaggatttcgtcTTCAACTTCTacctttaaaacatcaaagggtaggttttaaaaatctaataaactAATTTATGACGGGGGGGGGTGGTCATACATTTCcccccagtcactcagggaaaaatatttgtagcttccaggacaacatttaaaacaaacaaaaaaacgaagTCACACCCCTGCACCCCGCCTCCTCTGATAaattaagaacagtcccttataaccatttcttttttactaCCACCAGTAGctacatttttacttttacttgtggTTCCTCAAATTATAATCGTGACTTTTGCATGAGTCATTTTTTATGGGAGTAAATATCCTTCTAACTGAGCATCAGCCCTTCACCCTCCTCTGCCTCACTGTTTCACATTCACCTCTCCAAACATCACATAAAGGTCCCTTTGTATCACCTGTTTGTTGATGCAGTAACCAGCTGACAGGAAATAAGCAGGGACCAAAGCTGTTGCCCCGGCAACAGAACTCCGGTTGCTGGGAAACGACATCGCTGTTCCGCGGGACTTCCGGTCCAGCCCCTGCAGCTAATGTAAACAGCCTCAGTCCTCTACACGGTGGGGAAATGGCTAAGTTAGTGTTAGGACCGTGTTGCTCGGTGGTCGGATGCTCCCTCAGACCAGGGACAAACTTAATGTCTCAGATTAAAGTCTTCCGCTTTCCTAAAGACACTCAGCAGCGCGAGGCGTGGACCGCTGCGGTCAGGCGGGAGAACTGGACACCGTCGGTGAACTCCAGAGTCTGCAGCACTCACTTCATCACCGGTAAGTCCCGCTGTGTGTCCGGGGATGAgagggacagacacacacactgacatgtcCCTCTGTGGACTGACGGCTAGCTACCGTTAGCTTCAAGCTAACAGCAGCTAGCCCACACAGtccacagagggacagagagacgTGTGTGTCTGTCCGTCTGTACCGTGAGGTAAATGAACGATGGGCACGGTTGGCAGTAAAACTACAGACCATGTTGAATCATCACTGGAGACATTTTTCTTGTCTAAGCTCCTCCACCCTGTAGAGTCAATATAAACTCTGCATCCTGATCCCAGGATACAGTTACAGGAACATATCGTTCATATTATTTTAGACCTGTAAGATTTAACAGCTTGTGGTCACCAGTAAGATATGTGTCTAAATCCACGCCACatgtaaatttaatttaaaggaccagtgtgtgaGATTGAGGACaaggatactcaacttgctctGCCCAGGGGCCAATTTTGCACAATGACAGGAGCTCAGGGGCCAGACACAGCAGCCCTGCACAGATCAGGTGTATGCAGAGGTGTTTCTGAGCTTAGCCTGGATCTCTTCTGGGGGGTCTGGGGGATCCTCACTTGGCACTTGTTGAAGCTTTGATGTGTTTAATGCCCTCTGGTACCATAGTTCTATATTATAAAAATCCCAGtgtcaatcaatttatttttattgtgaattagaaaatggttgggcCGGGGCCACCGTGCACCTTCTCAGGGACCACAGTTGGCCGTAAGTTGAGTGTCAGTCACTGATTTGAGAGGATGTAGTGGCGTCTAGCGGTGAGGACTACacactgcaaccagctgaaacttctcctggttagaattccttcagtgttcattgttcaggaggtttttaaccaggagctgaattatccacagacgtttctgtctctctaaaacaaacaaaaactctgATTTTAACgtgtaaaaacactaaataatagtcatgttttaaaaaaatctgtgttttccaaTGCTGCTCGTCGCTGAGGGCCTGCTACATACggtggccaacacaaaaatgcacTAAATGTCCTgatagagccagtgtttggtttgtccattctgggctactgtagaaacatggtggtgcaacatgttgatctctgtagacgaggacctgctccctgtgtagatataaatggctcattctgaggttacaaaaacataatgattcTTATGTTCAtctgattaaacactaaagaaaacagactaattatattatattccattcctgccattatatccccctaaatcctacacactgaccTTTAAGTCTTTTTCTCACCTCATGCAGCTGTTAGATTTTAACTGCTGTAAATTCTTCAGCCCAACATCCAAATTTACttccacaaaataaaacataagaaTATAGGCTAATCATCTCCTGTTGTATGTTTCATAGGGAGGCCATCAGATGACCCTCTCCATCCTGACTACGCCCCGTCAAAGCTGCTTCACAAACctcagagagtgaaaggaaCGGAGAGATACTGTAAGTCAGTGAAGCGAGCAGCTTCAGCACCAACACATCCTGAGGTGGGGCCTGTCACTGTGATGCAAATCGAACCTGAAGGTCTCAGATACAAGAGCACATCAGTGGGGACAGATCTGTCCATGAAGGACATCGAGGACCTGCTCAGTGAAAACGCTGCCCTGAAA
This DNA window, taken from Epinephelus moara isolate mb chromosome 6, YSFRI_EMoa_1.0, whole genome shotgun sequence, encodes the following:
- the LOC126391335 gene encoding peroxynitrite isomerase THAP4-like, whose product is MAKLVLGPCCSVVGCSLRPGTNLMSQIKVFRFPKDTQQREAWTAAVRRENWTPSVNSRVCSTHFITGRPSDDPLHPDYAPSKLLHKPQRVKGTERYCKSVKRAASAPTHPEVGPVTVMQIEPEGLRYKSTSVGTDLSMKDIEDLLSENAALKNYIKKLETKLKVCE